A window from Solanum stenotomum isolate F172 chromosome 7, ASM1918654v1, whole genome shotgun sequence encodes these proteins:
- the LOC125871767 gene encoding serine/threonine-protein kinase AFC1 isoform X2, translated as MEIQPLMEFPRRNIDKRPRKRPRLTWDVLPTIYCGQEFGNGAGMNYAYSSIYYKGIPHNGSPPQRPDDKDGHYVFFIGENLTRRYRILSKMGEGTFGRVLECLDNETKELVAIKVVRSIHKYREAAMIEIDVLQKLVRHDLGGKRCVQIRNWFDYRNHICIVFEKLGPSLYDFLRKNSYRSFPIDLVREFGRQLLESVAFMHDLQLIHTDLKPENILLVSSEYIKVPDYKFLLRPAKDGSYFKNVPKSSSIKLIDFGSTTFEHQDHTYVVSTRHYRAPEVILGLGWNYPCDMWSVGCILVELCSGEALFQTHENLEHLAMMEKVLGPLPQHMAVRADRRAEKYFRRGARLDWPERATSSESMRAVWKLPRLPNLIMQHVDHSAGDLIDLLQGLLCYDPTERLKAREALRHPFFSRDLRRCGYPM; from the exons ATGGAGATTCAACCATTAATGGAGTTTCCACGGAGAAATATAGATAAGCGACCTCGGAAACGGCCTCGTTTGACATGGGAC GTTCTTCCAACAATATACTGCGGGCAAGAGTTCGGAAATGGAGCAGGGATGAATTATGCTTATTCTTCAATATATTACAAAGGGATCCCTCATAATGGATCCCCTCCTCAGAGACCGGATGATAAAGATGGCCACTATGTGTTTTTCATTGGGGAGAACTTAACTCGTCGTT ATAGGATACTTAGCAAGATGGGGGAAG GTACTTTTGGACGGGTCCTTGAATGCCTCGACAATGAAACAAAGGAACTTGTGGCAATTAAAGTTGTTCGCTCAATACATAAATATCGAGAAGCAGCAATGATCGAGATAGACGTTCTACAGAAACTTGTCAGGCACGATCTTGGTGGCAAACG TTGTGTGCAAATAAGGAATTGGTTTGACTATCGTAATCATATATGTATT GTTTTTGAGAAGCTTGGTCCAAGCTTATACGATTTTCTTCGCAAAAACAGCTACCGTTCATTTCCCATTGATCTTGTCCGAGAGTTCGGAAGACAACTTTTGGAGTCTGTAGCAT TTATGCATGATTTGCAACTGATTCACACTGATCTGAAGCCAGAAAATATTCTCCTTGTTTCGTCGGAGTACATTAAAGTTCCAGATTACAAG TTCCTGCTGCGACCTGCAAAAGATGGTTCCTACTTCAAGAATGTGCCAAAGTCAAGTTCTATTAAGCTCATTGACTTCGGCAGTACAACATTTGAACATCAGGATCATACTTATGTGGTGTCTACACGTCATTACCGTGCTCCGGAGGTTATCTTAG GTCTTGGATGGAACTATCCCTGTGATATGTGGAGTGTAGGTTGCATACTTGTTGAGCTTTGCTCT GGTGAGGCTCTTTTTCAAACACATGAAAACTTGGAGCATCTTGCGATGATGGAAAAGGTGCTAGGGCCTCTTCCTCAGCACATGGCTGTAAGAGCTGA CCGCCGTGCTGAGAAATACTTTAGAAGGGGTGCAAGGTTGGATTGGCCAGAACGTGCAACTTCAAGTGAAAGTATGAGGGCCGTCTGGAAATTGCCTCGTCTCCCG AACCTGATAATGCAGCATGTGGATCACTCTGCTGGAGATCTCATAGATCTTTTGCAAGGGCTGCTTTGTTATGACCCAACAGAACGGCTGAAAGCTAGAGAAGCATTACGGCACCCCTTCTTCAGTAGAGACCTGAGAAGGTGTGGTTATCCAATGTAA
- the LOC125870865 gene encoding 60S ribosomal protein L23a: MAPKADSTKKSDPKAQAVKAAKAVKSGSTFKKKSQKIRTKVTFHRPRTLKKDRSPKYPRVSAPGRNKLDQYAILKYPLTTESAMKKIEDNNTLVFIVDIKADKKKIKAAVKKMYDIQTKKINTLIRPDGTKKAYVRLTPDYDALDVANKIGII; this comes from the exons ATGGCTCCTAAAG CTGATTCGACCAAAAAATCTGACCCTAAGGCTCAAGCCGTCAAGGCTGCCAAGGCTGTCAAGTCTGGATCAACCTTCAAGAAGAAGTCACAGAAGATAAGGACAAAAGTTACATTCCACCGTCCTAGGACTTTGAAGAAGGATAGAAGCCCCAAGTATCCTCGTGTTAGTGCACCTGGAAGGAACAAACTTGATCAGTATGCTATTCTAAAGTATCCTCTCACCACTGAGTCTGCAATGAAGAAGATTGAAGACAACAACACCCTTGTTTTCATTGTGGACATCAAAGCTGATAAGAAGAAGATCAAGGCTGCCGTGAAGAAGATGTATGACATTCAGACAAAGAAAATCAATACCTTGATCAG GCCTGATGGGACTAAGAAGGCATATGTGAGGTTGACTCCAGACTATGATGCTTTGGATGTGGCCAACAAAATTGGAATCATCTAA
- the LOC125871767 gene encoding serine/threonine-protein kinase AFC1 isoform X3, with the protein MHDLQLIHTDLKPENILLVSSEYIKVPDYKFLLRPAKDGSYFKNVPKSSSIKLIDFGSTTFEHQDHTYVVSTRHYRAPEVILGLGWNYPCDMWSVGCILVELCSGEALFQTHENLEHLAMMEKVLGPLPQHMAVRADRRAEKYFRRGARLDWPERATSSESMRAVWKLPRLPNLIMQHVDHSAGDLIDLLQGLLCYDPTERLKAREALRHPFFSRDLRRCGYPM; encoded by the exons ATGCATGATTTGCAACTGATTCACACTGATCTGAAGCCAGAAAATATTCTCCTTGTTTCGTCGGAGTACATTAAAGTTCCAGATTACAAG TTCCTGCTGCGACCTGCAAAAGATGGTTCCTACTTCAAGAATGTGCCAAAGTCAAGTTCTATTAAGCTCATTGACTTCGGCAGTACAACATTTGAACATCAGGATCATACTTATGTGGTGTCTACACGTCATTACCGTGCTCCGGAGGTTATCTTAG GTCTTGGATGGAACTATCCCTGTGATATGTGGAGTGTAGGTTGCATACTTGTTGAGCTTTGCTCT GGTGAGGCTCTTTTTCAAACACATGAAAACTTGGAGCATCTTGCGATGATGGAAAAGGTGCTAGGGCCTCTTCCTCAGCACATGGCTGTAAGAGCTGA CCGCCGTGCTGAGAAATACTTTAGAAGGGGTGCAAGGTTGGATTGGCCAGAACGTGCAACTTCAAGTGAAAGTATGAGGGCCGTCTGGAAATTGCCTCGTCTCCCG AACCTGATAATGCAGCATGTGGATCACTCTGCTGGAGATCTCATAGATCTTTTGCAAGGGCTGCTTTGTTATGACCCAACAGAACGGCTGAAAGCTAGAGAAGCATTACGGCACCCCTTCTTCAGTAGAGACCTGAGAAGGTGTGGTTATCCAATGTAA
- the LOC125871767 gene encoding serine/threonine-protein kinase AFC1 isoform X1 produces MEIQPLMEFPRRNIDKRPRKRPRLTWDVGPPIPPILKVLPTIYCGQEFGNGAGMNYAYSSIYYKGIPHNGSPPQRPDDKDGHYVFFIGENLTRRYRILSKMGEGTFGRVLECLDNETKELVAIKVVRSIHKYREAAMIEIDVLQKLVRHDLGGKRCVQIRNWFDYRNHICIVFEKLGPSLYDFLRKNSYRSFPIDLVREFGRQLLESVAFMHDLQLIHTDLKPENILLVSSEYIKVPDYKFLLRPAKDGSYFKNVPKSSSIKLIDFGSTTFEHQDHTYVVSTRHYRAPEVILGLGWNYPCDMWSVGCILVELCSGEALFQTHENLEHLAMMEKVLGPLPQHMAVRADRRAEKYFRRGARLDWPERATSSESMRAVWKLPRLPNLIMQHVDHSAGDLIDLLQGLLCYDPTERLKAREALRHPFFSRDLRRCGYPM; encoded by the exons ATGGAGATTCAACCATTAATGGAGTTTCCACGGAGAAATATAGATAAGCGACCTCGGAAACGGCCTCGTTTGACATGGGACGTAGGGCCTCCAATTCCACCAATTCTAAAG GTTCTTCCAACAATATACTGCGGGCAAGAGTTCGGAAATGGAGCAGGGATGAATTATGCTTATTCTTCAATATATTACAAAGGGATCCCTCATAATGGATCCCCTCCTCAGAGACCGGATGATAAAGATGGCCACTATGTGTTTTTCATTGGGGAGAACTTAACTCGTCGTT ATAGGATACTTAGCAAGATGGGGGAAG GTACTTTTGGACGGGTCCTTGAATGCCTCGACAATGAAACAAAGGAACTTGTGGCAATTAAAGTTGTTCGCTCAATACATAAATATCGAGAAGCAGCAATGATCGAGATAGACGTTCTACAGAAACTTGTCAGGCACGATCTTGGTGGCAAACG TTGTGTGCAAATAAGGAATTGGTTTGACTATCGTAATCATATATGTATT GTTTTTGAGAAGCTTGGTCCAAGCTTATACGATTTTCTTCGCAAAAACAGCTACCGTTCATTTCCCATTGATCTTGTCCGAGAGTTCGGAAGACAACTTTTGGAGTCTGTAGCAT TTATGCATGATTTGCAACTGATTCACACTGATCTGAAGCCAGAAAATATTCTCCTTGTTTCGTCGGAGTACATTAAAGTTCCAGATTACAAG TTCCTGCTGCGACCTGCAAAAGATGGTTCCTACTTCAAGAATGTGCCAAAGTCAAGTTCTATTAAGCTCATTGACTTCGGCAGTACAACATTTGAACATCAGGATCATACTTATGTGGTGTCTACACGTCATTACCGTGCTCCGGAGGTTATCTTAG GTCTTGGATGGAACTATCCCTGTGATATGTGGAGTGTAGGTTGCATACTTGTTGAGCTTTGCTCT GGTGAGGCTCTTTTTCAAACACATGAAAACTTGGAGCATCTTGCGATGATGGAAAAGGTGCTAGGGCCTCTTCCTCAGCACATGGCTGTAAGAGCTGA CCGCCGTGCTGAGAAATACTTTAGAAGGGGTGCAAGGTTGGATTGGCCAGAACGTGCAACTTCAAGTGAAAGTATGAGGGCCGTCTGGAAATTGCCTCGTCTCCCG AACCTGATAATGCAGCATGTGGATCACTCTGCTGGAGATCTCATAGATCTTTTGCAAGGGCTGCTTTGTTATGACCCAACAGAACGGCTGAAAGCTAGAGAAGCATTACGGCACCCCTTCTTCAGTAGAGACCTGAGAAGGTGTGGTTATCCAATGTAA